From one Brevundimonas sp. PAMC22021 genomic stretch:
- a CDS encoding phage portal protein encodes MKGIRWPFGQAAQASAPESKASAAGPLIAFSHVGRARWTPRDYRSLATEGFARNAVAYRCVRMIAEAAASAPFQVFVDGARDNAHPLARLLAKPNPEQSGAELMEALYGALQVAGNAYLEATGGDDGPPEELWSLRPDRMTVVPGPQGWPQAWEYAVDGRKVRIARRADGWAPVMQLKLFHPTDDWYGFSPLEAAAFAIDVHNASGAWNKALLDNAARPSGALVYGARDGERLTAEQFEALKAQLADGHTGAANAGRPLLLEGGMDWKAMSLSPSEMDFIAGKHAAAREIALAFGVPPQLLGIPGDATYANYREANAAFWRGTVIPLVRKAAGALSGWLGQRFPGCVVEPDLEAVPALQPERDALWARLNAATFLTEEERRRMAGVGT; translated from the coding sequence ATGAAGGGGATCCGCTGGCCGTTCGGTCAGGCGGCGCAGGCGTCTGCGCCCGAAAGCAAGGCAAGCGCCGCCGGGCCGCTGATCGCCTTTTCGCACGTGGGGCGGGCGCGGTGGACGCCGCGCGACTATCGCTCGCTGGCGACGGAGGGGTTCGCCCGGAACGCCGTGGCCTATCGTTGCGTGCGGATGATCGCGGAGGCGGCGGCCTCGGCGCCGTTCCAGGTGTTCGTGGACGGGGCGCGGGACAATGCGCATCCGCTGGCGCGGCTGCTGGCCAAGCCCAATCCCGAACAGTCGGGTGCGGAGCTGATGGAGGCGCTGTACGGCGCCCTGCAGGTGGCGGGGAACGCCTATCTGGAGGCGACCGGGGGCGACGACGGCCCGCCGGAGGAGCTGTGGAGCCTCCGGCCCGATCGGATGACGGTGGTTCCGGGACCGCAGGGCTGGCCCCAGGCGTGGGAGTATGCGGTGGACGGGCGCAAGGTCAGGATCGCGCGCCGCGCCGACGGCTGGGCGCCGGTCATGCAGCTGAAGCTGTTTCACCCGACGGACGACTGGTACGGCTTCTCGCCGCTGGAGGCGGCGGCCTTCGCCATCGACGTGCACAATGCGTCGGGCGCCTGGAACAAGGCGCTGCTCGACAATGCGGCGAGGCCCAGCGGGGCGCTGGTCTATGGCGCGCGCGACGGAGAGCGGCTGACGGCCGAGCAGTTCGAGGCGCTGAAGGCGCAGCTGGCGGACGGTCACACGGGGGCGGCCAACGCGGGACGGCCGCTGCTGCTGGAAGGCGGCATGGACTGGAAGGCGATGAGCCTGAGCCCGTCCGAGATGGACTTCATCGCCGGCAAGCATGCGGCGGCGCGGGAGATCGCCCTGGCGTTCGGGGTTCCGCCGCAGCTGCTGGGCATCCCGGGGGACGCGACCTACGCCAACTATCGCGAGGCCAATGCGGCCTTCTGGCGGGGGACGGTGATCCCGCTGGTTCGCAAGGCGGCGGGCGCGCTGTCCGGATGGCTGGGGCAGCGGTTCCCCGGATGCGTGGTCGAGCCGGACCTGGAGGCGGTTCCGGCGCTGCAGCCCGAGCGAGACGCGCTGTGGGCGCGGCTGAACGCGGCGACCTTTCTGACCGAGGAGGAGCGCCGGCGGATGGCGGGGGTGGGGACGTGA
- a CDS encoding GDSL-type esterase/lipase family protein, whose amino-acid sequence MSGFVTLRDAGAAFRDEVEARRRRLVAGRGVLLRNGLSDGAATQATYRQRITVGAEDALDVGLVYANWRMPNGANEAAGPNAITIRAAIEHPAGTMTPVFFGGRREVVLEPGAQAASDAGAGVSIPAGAQAWVRTHVSAASGGRWPLGVTTVPGDGEGSNLSGGGADLTTSGTVPTAFAYGYGPLAITGLTATAQRAIVVLGDSIASGQADNPANDLGFVVRAVGGRYGWSSLAMPAEQAGQIVSGGGRRMALAAQHATTAVCNHGINDLVIGRTAAQVQASLLALWKGLAGRGLEVFHTTLTPRTTSSDGWATLGGQTPYANEAERQAINSWLRSAPSPHLTGVFDVAAVLEDGVSGRWKAPAEGALTGDGLHPRPAGYALMAAAVSL is encoded by the coding sequence ATGAGCGGGTTCGTGACGTTGAGGGACGCGGGCGCGGCCTTTCGCGACGAGGTGGAGGCGAGGCGGCGGCGGCTGGTGGCGGGGCGCGGCGTGCTGTTGAGGAACGGCCTGTCGGACGGAGCAGCGACCCAGGCGACCTATCGTCAGCGGATCACCGTGGGCGCCGAGGACGCGCTGGACGTGGGGCTGGTTTACGCCAACTGGCGCATGCCCAACGGGGCGAACGAGGCGGCGGGGCCGAACGCGATCACAATCCGGGCGGCGATCGAACATCCGGCCGGGACGATGACGCCGGTCTTCTTTGGCGGGCGGCGCGAGGTCGTGCTGGAGCCGGGGGCGCAGGCGGCGAGCGATGCGGGCGCGGGCGTCTCGATCCCGGCGGGAGCGCAGGCCTGGGTGCGGACCCATGTGTCGGCGGCGAGCGGCGGCCGGTGGCCGCTGGGCGTGACCACGGTCCCGGGCGACGGCGAGGGCAGCAACCTGTCGGGCGGCGGGGCGGACCTGACCACCAGCGGGACGGTGCCGACCGCGTTCGCCTATGGCTACGGGCCGCTGGCGATCACCGGACTGACGGCCACGGCGCAGAGGGCGATCGTCGTGCTGGGCGACAGCATCGCCTCGGGCCAGGCGGACAATCCGGCCAACGACTTGGGCTTTGTGGTGCGGGCGGTGGGCGGCCGGTATGGCTGGTCGAGCCTGGCCATGCCGGCCGAGCAGGCGGGGCAGATCGTGAGCGGCGGCGGACGGCGCATGGCGCTGGCCGCACAGCATGCGACGACGGCGGTGTGCAATCACGGGATCAACGACCTGGTGATCGGCCGCACGGCGGCGCAGGTGCAGGCGAGTCTGCTGGCCCTGTGGAAGGGGCTGGCCGGACGGGGGCTGGAGGTGTTCCACACCACGCTGACGCCGCGCACGACGTCGAGCGATGGCTGGGCGACGCTGGGCGGGCAGACGCCTTACGCCAACGAGGCCGAGCGGCAGGCGATCAACAGCTGGCTGAGATCGGCGCCGTCGCCGCATCTGACGGGCGTGTTCGACGTGGCGGCGGTGCTGGAAGACGGCGTCAGCGGGCGCTGGAAGGCGCCGGCGGAAGGGGCGCTGACCGGCGACGGGCTGCATCCGAGGCCCGCCGGCTATGCGCTGATGGCGGCGGCGGTCTCGCTTTAA
- a CDS encoding DNA-packaging protein — MRRAGLLNHQVAPQGDDWRTWLLLGGRGSGKTFAGSWWIDHLARKTPRTFALVGPALHDVREVMVEGASGLKSFGVAGDRPRWEAGRRRLVWKNGSAAYAFSAEDPDSLRGPQFHAAWADEFCAWRQPELVLSNLRFGLRLGTEPRLAVTTTPRPTAALRRLMAEAGLVLDRGATGLNAKNLAPGFLEHLKTLYGGTRLEAQEMEGVLVESDGALFRIEDLKRARGARPAELERTVVAVDPPATAGGDACGIVVAGRRDERVFVLADRTARGLSPLGWAREVVRAVREFEADAVIAEGNQGGDMVRNVLVQAGCLVEVKMVHASRSKSARAEPVAALYEQGRVVHCGAFPQLEEELMALGAADNGASPDRADALVWAVTALMLNGRRPGPRIRVL, encoded by the coding sequence TTGAGGAGAGCGGGTCTGCTGAACCATCAGGTAGCGCCGCAAGGTGACGATTGGCGGACCTGGCTGCTGCTCGGCGGGCGAGGGTCGGGCAAGACCTTTGCGGGATCGTGGTGGATCGACCATCTGGCGCGAAAGACGCCGAGGACCTTTGCCCTGGTAGGGCCGGCGCTGCACGACGTGCGCGAGGTTATGGTGGAGGGGGCCTCCGGGCTGAAGAGCTTTGGCGTGGCGGGCGATCGGCCTCGGTGGGAGGCGGGTCGCCGCAGGCTGGTGTGGAAGAACGGCTCGGCAGCCTACGCCTTTTCGGCAGAAGACCCGGACAGCCTGAGAGGGCCGCAGTTCCATGCGGCCTGGGCCGACGAGTTCTGCGCCTGGCGCCAGCCGGAGCTGGTGCTGTCGAACCTGCGGTTCGGGCTGCGGCTGGGGACCGAGCCCCGGCTGGCGGTGACGACGACGCCTCGTCCCACGGCGGCCTTGCGGCGGCTGATGGCCGAGGCGGGGCTGGTGCTGGATCGCGGAGCGACGGGGCTGAACGCGAAGAACCTGGCGCCCGGGTTCCTGGAGCATCTGAAGACGCTGTACGGCGGCACGCGGCTGGAGGCGCAGGAGATGGAGGGGGTGCTGGTCGAAAGCGACGGCGCCCTGTTCAGGATCGAGGACTTGAAGCGGGCGCGGGGCGCGCGGCCGGCGGAACTGGAGCGGACGGTGGTGGCGGTCGATCCGCCGGCCACGGCGGGCGGCGACGCCTGCGGCATCGTGGTGGCGGGGCGCAGGGACGAGCGGGTCTTTGTGCTGGCCGACCGGACGGCGAGGGGGCTGAGCCCGCTGGGCTGGGCGCGGGAGGTCGTGCGGGCGGTTCGAGAGTTCGAGGCCGATGCGGTGATCGCCGAGGGCAACCAGGGCGGGGACATGGTGCGCAACGTGCTGGTCCAGGCGGGCTGTCTGGTCGAGGTGAAGATGGTGCACGCCAGCCGGTCCAAGTCGGCGCGGGCCGAGCCGGTGGCGGCGCTGTATGAACAGGGTCGGGTGGTGCACTGCGGGGCGTTTCCACAGCTGGAGGAAGAGCTGATGGCGCTGGGGGCGGCAGACAACGGGGCGAGCCCGGACCGGGCGGATGCGCTGGTCTGGGCGGTAACGGCGCTGATGCTGAATGGGCGTAGGCCCGGGCCGAGGATACGGGTGCTGTGA
- a CDS encoding YcgN family cysteine cluster protein, with translation MQPFWRTKTLDEMSPAEWESLCDGCGLCCVIRFEDEDTGEVIPTRVHCKLFDPTVCACSDYANRKAHVPDCIKLTPGNIEALEWMPKSCGYRRIHEGRDLASWHPLVSGDPNTVHTAGVSVKDQTISELALAEPEDALDFEAPEWAVERGC, from the coding sequence ATGCAGCCCTTCTGGCGAACCAAGACCCTGGACGAGATGTCGCCCGCCGAGTGGGAGAGCCTGTGCGACGGGTGCGGCCTGTGCTGCGTGATCCGGTTCGAGGACGAGGACACCGGCGAGGTGATCCCGACGCGGGTGCACTGCAAGCTGTTCGACCCCACCGTCTGCGCCTGCTCGGACTATGCGAACCGCAAGGCGCATGTGCCGGACTGCATCAAGCTGACGCCCGGCAACATCGAGGCGCTGGAGTGGATGCCGAAGTCCTGCGGCTATCGCCGTATCCACGAGGGGCGGGATCTGGCGTCGTGGCATCCTCTGGTCTCGGGCGACCCGAACACGGTGCATACGGCCGGCGTGTCGGTGAAGGACCAGACGATCTCGGAACTGGCGCTGGCAGAGCCCGAGGACGCGCTGGATTTCGAGGCGCCGGAGTGGGCGGTCGAGCGCGGCTGCTGA
- a CDS encoding pitrilysin family protein, producing MKRLALLSASVLSLTLASPTLAQVASQTPAPPSLDALTPAPLQFTHRTLSNGLNVYAMPDPAAGTVTVQVWYDVGAKNDPAGRSGFAHLFEHILSRKTINMPLGTMNALTEDVGGTRNASTGADFTNYYETVPPQYLETMLWTHAERMARPVVDEAVFKAERDIVKEELRQRVLAPPYGRLQRFVIGDNSYDAHIYRRPTIGSIEDLDSATIEDARAFHEAYYRPSTATLIVSGNFDPAQLDRWVDQYFAPITAPTDRPVPQMTRPPEVRRTEPRSIVAYAPNVPLPAVAAVWQGVPANSPDAAAIEVLAGVLSSGESSRLYQSLVYQQQVAASAGLYSGAQEEGGSIVAQVIVADGKTPDQAEAALNAELARIRDTPVTEAELAEVKTEILASALRSRETASGRAFLLGQALVGQNDPRAADTDLAAVRAVTTADVQRVARQYLGDQGRVSIRYLDESQRPAGQADAWANPAPLPEFISVPPALNAPNELAPEGQRQAAPAPSAPVQARPPVIAERTLPNGLRVVVAKSTDLPIMNAQLVTRGGSAADPADRSGLSAMTVALAGQGAGGRSSTEIARTLEALGASTGSGAGRDSTSLVLSAPVASADAAGAVFRDIVTAPTFAPEELERLRKQSIDGLRVELRQPGPLAAAALRRTAFGEGGYGAPARGTPASLNAVTREEIAALHQARWRPDNAALIITGGMSPEEGFAYAERLLGGWAKPSTPLPANAQAAAPAALPTPRVVVVDLPGSGQAAVAAAVPAPLRTSDDWYRLAVANAVMGGGSNGRLFQEVRAKRGLSYGAYSSLGSGASADLVTASTQTKNESAAEVVDLILAEFDRLGSEAVATDAATRRSTYLNGGFARQIETTAGLGGFLSDAVEYGLPVDDVATYPQKIAAVTPETLQAAARQYVSSDRAYVVVAGDSKVFIDALRARHPDLVVVPAADLDLSRADLGLQ from the coding sequence ATGAAGCGCCTCGCCCTGCTGTCCGCCTCCGTCCTGTCACTGACCCTCGCCAGCCCGACGCTGGCCCAGGTCGCGTCTCAGACCCCTGCGCCGCCGTCGCTGGACGCCCTGACGCCGGCGCCGCTCCAGTTCACCCACCGCACCCTGTCCAACGGGCTGAACGTCTACGCCATGCCCGATCCGGCCGCCGGCACGGTGACGGTCCAGGTCTGGTACGACGTGGGCGCAAAGAACGACCCGGCCGGCCGCTCGGGCTTTGCGCACCTGTTCGAGCACATCCTGTCGCGCAAGACGATCAACATGCCGCTGGGCACCATGAACGCCCTGACCGAGGACGTCGGCGGGACCCGCAACGCCTCCACCGGCGCCGACTTCACCAACTACTATGAGACCGTCCCGCCCCAGTACCTCGAGACCATGCTCTGGACCCACGCCGAGCGCATGGCCCGCCCGGTGGTGGACGAGGCCGTGTTCAAGGCCGAGCGCGACATCGTCAAGGAAGAGCTGCGCCAGCGCGTGCTGGCCCCTCCCTACGGCCGGCTCCAGCGTTTCGTGATCGGCGACAACTCTTACGACGCCCACATCTATCGCCGCCCGACCATCGGCTCGATCGAGGACCTGGACAGCGCCACGATCGAGGACGCCCGCGCCTTCCACGAAGCCTACTATCGTCCCTCCACCGCGACCCTGATCGTGTCCGGAAACTTCGATCCGGCCCAGCTGGATCGCTGGGTGGATCAGTATTTCGCGCCCATCACCGCCCCGACCGACCGGCCCGTGCCGCAGATGACGCGCCCGCCCGAGGTGCGTCGTACCGAGCCGCGTTCCATCGTCGCCTATGCGCCCAACGTGCCGCTGCCGGCCGTCGCCGCCGTCTGGCAGGGCGTGCCCGCCAACAGTCCCGACGCCGCGGCGATCGAGGTTCTGGCCGGCGTCCTGTCCAGCGGCGAATCCTCGCGCCTCTACCAGTCGCTGGTCTATCAGCAGCAGGTCGCCGCCAGCGCCGGCCTCTACAGCGGCGCCCAGGAAGAGGGCGGCTCGATCGTCGCCCAGGTCATCGTCGCCGACGGCAAGACCCCTGACCAGGCCGAGGCCGCGCTGAACGCCGAACTGGCCCGCATCCGCGACACGCCCGTGACCGAGGCCGAACTGGCCGAGGTCAAGACCGAAATCCTCGCCTCCGCCCTGCGCAGCCGCGAAACCGCCTCGGGACGCGCCTTTCTGCTCGGCCAGGCCTTGGTCGGCCAGAACGACCCCCGTGCGGCGGACACCGACCTCGCCGCCGTCCGCGCCGTCACCACAGCCGATGTCCAGCGCGTCGCCCGACAGTACCTGGGCGACCAGGGCCGCGTCTCCATCCGCTATCTGGACGAGAGCCAGCGCCCGGCGGGTCAGGCCGACGCCTGGGCCAATCCCGCACCGCTGCCCGAGTTCATCTCCGTGCCGCCCGCGCTGAACGCTCCCAACGAACTGGCGCCGGAAGGGCAGCGCCAGGCCGCGCCCGCGCCGTCCGCCCCGGTCCAGGCTCGTCCGCCCGTAATCGCAGAGCGCACCCTGCCCAACGGCCTGCGTGTGGTGGTCGCCAAGTCCACCGACCTGCCGATCATGAACGCCCAACTGGTGACGCGCGGCGGCTCGGCCGCCGACCCGGCCGACCGCTCGGGCCTGTCGGCCATGACCGTGGCCCTGGCCGGTCAGGGCGCCGGCGGCCGTTCCTCGACCGAGATCGCCCGCACGCTGGAGGCGCTGGGCGCCAGCACCGGCTCGGGCGCCGGCCGCGACAGCACCTCGCTGGTGCTATCCGCCCCCGTCGCTTCGGCCGACGCCGCGGGCGCGGTGTTCCGCGACATCGTCACCGCCCCGACCTTCGCCCCCGAAGAGCTCGAGCGCCTGCGCAAACAGTCCATCGACGGCCTGCGGGTCGAGTTGCGCCAGCCCGGCCCCCTCGCCGCCGCGGCCCTGCGCCGCACGGCCTTTGGCGAGGGCGGCTATGGCGCGCCCGCGCGCGGCACCCCCGCCTCCTTGAACGCCGTCACCCGCGAAGAGATCGCCGCCCTGCACCAGGCGCGCTGGCGTCCGGACAACGCCGCCCTGATCATCACCGGCGGCATGAGCCCTGAGGAAGGCTTCGCCTACGCCGAGCGCCTGCTGGGCGGCTGGGCCAAGCCCTCGACGCCCTTGCCCGCGAACGCTCAGGCGGCGGCGCCCGCAGCCCTGCCGACCCCGCGCGTGGTGGTGGTCGATCTGCCCGGCTCGGGCCAGGCCGCCGTGGCCGCCGCCGTGCCTGCGCCGCTGCGCACCAGCGACGACTGGTATCGCCTGGCCGTCGCCAACGCGGTCATGGGCGGCGGCTCCAACGGTCGCCTGTTCCAGGAGGTGCGGGCCAAGCGCGGCCTGTCCTACGGCGCCTATTCCAGCCTCGGTTCGGGCGCCTCGGCCGACCTCGTCACCGCCTCCACCCAGACCAAGAACGAAAGCGCCGCCGAGGTCGTGGACCTGATCCTGGCCGAGTTCGACCGCCTGGGCTCGGAGGCCGTGGCGACGGACGCTGCGACCCGCCGCTCGACCTATCTGAACGGCGGTTTCGCCCGCCAGATCGAGACCACGGCGGGCCTGGGCGGCTTCCTGTCGGACGCGGTCGAATACGGCCTGCCGGTCGACGACGTCGCCACCTATCCGCAGAAGATCGCGGCCGTGACGCCCGAGACGCTGCAGGCCGCGGCCCGCCAGTATGTCTCGTCCGACCGCGCCTATGTGGTGGTGGCCGGCGACTCCAAGGTCTTCATCGACGCCCTGCGCGCCCGGCATCCCGACCTGGTGGTGGTCCCCGCCGCCGATCTGGACCTGTCGCGCGCCGACCTCGGCCTGCAGTAG
- a CDS encoding ABC-F family ATP-binding cassette domain-containing protein, which yields MASCGAAVYMPPRMAAKTSSRPPLVALKDVRLQDGPRPLFDGVDLAIEPRSRAALVGRNGAGKSTLMKVVMGLIEPDSGDRSVQSAVRFAYVPQEPDLSPPSSSASDRATKEWTLLDYAASGEAESWTAEAWLTTFGLDPAKSTQGLSGGETRRAALAKAFAEEPDLLLLDEPTNHLDILAIELLENELIQARFAVLVVSHDRAFLNRVTDTVHWLEGRRVRTLNKGFIEFDDWSAKVMEEEAESLRRLTKKIEAETYTFYRSITAQRTRNEGRARALMAMRADRAERVKDLPRELNLGVDSGALSGKLVADIKGVSKGFGTVAGGEWRVASETAAQTQADDQDVSTSPLATRHSPLASHRTLFKNLTTRIIRGDRLGIVGPNGAGKTTLVRVLLGELAPDEGSVRMGANLEPVYLDQSREGLKSDMTLWDALTPGGGDSILVRGRSMHVAAYAKDFLFSEAQLRQPISTLSGGERNRLLLARALAKPANLLVLDEPTNDLDMDTLDKLEELLESYDGTLILVSHDRDFIDRLATSTLALNGRGDIVETPGGWTEFVRQNPGFLSGEGRVTSGDRKPAAPSVSAPPPTAPKKLTYKDARRLEELERLIETLPADIARHDATLADPDLYSRDPKAFDRAMTAAAKARADLDAAEMEWLELEEKKAALSV from the coding sequence ATGGCGTCATGCGGGGCGGCGGTCTATATGCCGCCCCGCATGGCAGCCAAGACCTCGTCCAGACCTCCCCTCGTCGCCCTCAAGGACGTCCGTCTCCAGGACGGGCCCCGCCCGCTGTTCGACGGCGTCGACCTGGCGATCGAGCCGCGCAGTCGCGCCGCCCTGGTCGGCCGCAACGGCGCCGGCAAGTCCACCCTGATGAAGGTGGTCATGGGCCTGATCGAGCCGGACAGCGGCGATCGCTCGGTCCAGTCCGCCGTCCGCTTCGCCTATGTGCCGCAGGAGCCGGATCTCAGCCCGCCCTCAAGTAGCGCCAGCGATAGGGCGACAAAAGAGTGGACCCTGCTGGACTACGCCGCCTCGGGCGAGGCCGAATCCTGGACCGCCGAGGCCTGGCTGACCACCTTCGGCCTCGACCCGGCCAAGTCCACCCAAGGCCTGTCCGGCGGCGAGACCCGCCGCGCCGCGCTCGCCAAGGCCTTTGCCGAAGAGCCCGACCTGCTTCTGCTGGACGAACCCACCAACCACCTCGACATCCTGGCCATCGAGCTGCTGGAAAACGAGCTGATCCAGGCCCGCTTCGCCGTGCTGGTGGTCAGCCACGACCGCGCCTTCTTGAACCGCGTCACCGACACCGTTCACTGGCTGGAGGGCCGCCGTGTCCGCACCCTGAACAAGGGCTTCATCGAGTTCGACGACTGGTCCGCCAAGGTCATGGAGGAAGAGGCCGAGTCCCTGCGCCGCCTCACCAAGAAGATCGAGGCCGAGACCTACACCTTTTACCGCTCCATCACCGCCCAGCGCACCCGCAACGAGGGCCGCGCCCGCGCCCTCATGGCCATGCGCGCCGACCGCGCCGAGCGGGTCAAGGACCTGCCGCGCGAGCTGAACCTGGGCGTCGATTCCGGCGCCCTCTCCGGCAAGCTGGTCGCCGACATCAAGGGGGTGTCGAAGGGGTTCGGGACAGTGGCGGGTGGCGAGTGGCGAGTGGCGAGTGAAACCGCCGCGCAGACCCAAGCCGACGATCAGGACGTGTCAACCTCGCCACTCGCTACTCGCCACTCGCCACTCGCTTCGCATCGCACCCTCTTCAAGAACCTCACCACCCGCATCATCCGCGGCGACCGGCTGGGCATCGTCGGCCCCAACGGCGCGGGCAAGACCACCCTGGTGCGCGTGCTGCTGGGCGAACTCGCCCCCGACGAGGGCTCCGTCCGCATGGGCGCCAACCTCGAGCCCGTCTATCTCGACCAGTCGCGCGAGGGGCTGAAGTCGGACATGACCCTGTGGGACGCGCTGACGCCCGGCGGCGGCGACAGCATCCTGGTGCGCGGCCGCTCGATGCACGTCGCCGCTTACGCCAAGGACTTCCTGTTCTCCGAGGCCCAGCTGCGCCAGCCGATCTCGACCCTGTCGGGCGGAGAGCGCAACCGCCTCTTGCTGGCCCGCGCCCTGGCCAAGCCCGCCAACCTGCTGGTCCTCGACGAACCCACCAATGACCTGGACATGGACACGCTGGACAAGCTGGAGGAGCTGCTGGAGAGCTACGACGGCACCCTGATCCTGGTGTCGCACGATCGCGACTTCATCGACCGTCTGGCCACCTCCACCCTCGCCCTCAACGGCCGCGGCGACATCGTCGAGACCCCCGGCGGCTGGACCGAGTTCGTGCGCCAGAATCCCGGCTTCCTGAGTGGCGAGGGGCGGGTGACGAGTGGCGACAGGAAACCCGCCGCACCGTCCGTCAGCGCGCCCCCGCCGACCGCTCCGAAGAAGCTCACCTACAAGGACGCCCGCCGTCTCGAAGAGCTCGAACGCCTGATCGAGACCCTCCCCGCCGACATCGCCCGCCACGACGCGACCCTGGCGGACCCCGACCTCTACAGCCGCGATCCCAAGGCCTTTGACCGCGCCATGACCGCCGCCGCCAAGGCCCGCGCCGACCTCGACGCCGCCGAGATGGAGTGGCTGGAACTGGAAGAGAAAAAGGCCGCCCTGTCCGTCTGA
- a CDS encoding energy transducer TonB codes for MRTIAIITAITGAASPSLAQVLPPPLVLTHGPAPSSPASILLDPVAETTCGDTPVQPAYREDLPPASASETLEGPQTSVFRFAVAADGRTRDIRPDGMAGSSYNYATATRGVTVQANLAAWRFDGGARSDCRLTITYRPTRIEEASPSLLMRYYAVTRDRGPLRDAVARRLAGPGANCMVPDRPRRRPQTTSHPDFELGQRPPPGGYAWTVVRWNVDAAGRYTDVETLGSSGDAVFDTEARRAMGDSRLHPGQPANGCVYNFYRTGPNLSAPPIPPEEEREDPLQQCPEAITARLSPVRDLPYPPAFRARGIEGWALVRFDIASWGQIGNVAVLEAQPAAAFGEAQSLVSQRRATPGFEAAIRCVQPVHYRMGADLSEDPFDETPER; via the coding sequence GTGCGGACCATCGCGATCATCACGGCGATCACGGGGGCGGCGTCCCCGAGCCTTGCACAGGTCTTGCCGCCACCGCTTGTGTTGACGCATGGGCCAGCGCCATCGTCGCCCGCCTCGATTCTGCTGGACCCGGTCGCCGAGACCACCTGCGGCGACACGCCCGTTCAGCCCGCCTATCGCGAGGACCTGCCGCCCGCGTCCGCTTCGGAAACACTGGAAGGGCCTCAGACGAGCGTCTTTCGGTTCGCGGTGGCCGCGGACGGCCGCACGCGTGACATCCGCCCGGATGGGATGGCCGGTTCGTCCTACAACTATGCAACCGCTACGCGCGGCGTGACGGTCCAGGCCAATCTCGCCGCCTGGCGCTTCGACGGCGGGGCGCGAAGCGACTGCCGCCTGACCATCACCTATCGTCCCACACGGATCGAGGAGGCTTCGCCGTCGCTGCTGATGCGCTACTATGCGGTCACTCGCGACCGCGGCCCCTTGCGCGACGCTGTGGCGCGTCGCCTGGCCGGACCCGGCGCCAACTGCATGGTCCCGGATCGGCCCCGCCGGCGCCCGCAAACCACCAGCCATCCCGACTTCGAGCTCGGCCAGCGCCCGCCGCCCGGCGGCTACGCCTGGACCGTGGTGCGCTGGAACGTCGACGCCGCCGGCCGATACACCGATGTGGAGACGCTGGGCTCGTCGGGCGACGCGGTGTTCGACACGGAGGCCCGTCGCGCCATGGGCGACAGCCGCCTGCATCCGGGTCAGCCGGCCAACGGCTGCGTCTACAACTTCTACCGCACCGGCCCGAACCTCTCGGCGCCGCCCATCCCGCCGGAAGAGGAACGGGAGGATCCGCTGCAGCAGTGCCCCGAGGCGATCACCGCCCGGCTGTCTCCGGTGCGCGACCTGCCCTATCCGCCAGCCTTCCGCGCGCGCGGGATCGAAGGCTGGGCGCTGGTGCGTTTCGACATCGCCTCCTGGGGCCAGATCGGCAATGTGGCGGTGCTGGAGGCCCAGCCGGCGGCCGCCTTTGGCGAGGCGCAGAGCCTTGTCAGCCAGCGACGCGCCACGCCGGGCTTTGAAGCCGCCATTCGCTGCGTCCAGCCGGTGCACTACCGCATGGGCGCCGACCTCAGCGAGGACCCGTTCGACGAGACCCCGGAACGCTGA